The following proteins are encoded in a genomic region of Papaver somniferum cultivar HN1 unplaced genomic scaffold, ASM357369v1 unplaced-scaffold_10, whole genome shotgun sequence:
- the LOC113327002 gene encoding probable peroxygenase 4, with translation MSGFSATSSNLSALQKHVAFFDRNKDGVIYPWETFQGCRAIGLGIGLSTLAAVLINMGLSRKTRPGKSPNLLFPIEVQNIANCKHTSDCGVYDAEGNFDPAKFEEMFHKHSHANANALTADELSGMLKANRVPKDYHGWIGSWVEWKIFFYVCKDKNGLLQKETIRACYTGDLFEQMEQERACEKKRN, from the coding sequence ATGTCTGGTTTTTCTGCTACTTCCAGTAATCTGAGTGCTCTTCAGAAGCATGTAGCGTTCTTCGATAGAAACAAAGATGGTGTAATATATCCATGGGAAACATTTCAAGGGTGTCGTGCAATTGGATTAGGTATAGGACTATCAACTCTTGCTGCTGTTCTAATCAATATGGGTCTCAGTAGAAAAACTCGTCCAGGTAAATCTCCTAATCTTCTTTTCCCGATTGAGGTACAAAATATTGCCAATTGTAAGCATACCAGCGATTGTGGTGTTTACGATGCTGAAGGGAATTTCGACCCTGCAAAGTTTGAAGAGATGTTTCACAAGCATTCACATGCTAATGCAAACGCTTTAACAGCCGATGAGTTATCAGGTATGCTGAAAGCCAACCGAGTTCCTAAAGACTACCATGGATGGATTGGAAGCTGGGTAGAATGGAAAATCTTCTTTTACGTTTGCAAGGACAAGAATGGATTATTGCAGAAAGAAACCATTCGAGCATGTTACACTGGTGACCTTTTTGAGCAGATGGAGCAGGAGAGAGCTTGCGAGAAAAAGCGTAATTGA